Proteins from a single region of Waddliaceae bacterium:
- a CDS encoding Nif11-like leader peptide family natural product precursor, translated as MSKDSAKLFIEKLREDKDFRQKTSTLSSADDVLAFAKENGYDFTENELQEAAQQVFMMGKDQHL; from the coding sequence ATGAGTAAAGATTCGGCAAAACTTTTTATAGAAAAATTGCGCGAAGACAAAGATTTCAGACAAAAAACCAGCACCTTAAGCTCTGCTGATGATGTTTTAGCTTTCGCCAAAGAAAACGGCTATGATTTCACTGAAAATGAGCTTCAGGAAGCGGCCCAGCAAGTCTTTATGATGGGAAAAGACCAACACTTATAA